The following are encoded together in the Osmia lignaria lignaria isolate PbOS001 chromosome 13, iyOsmLign1, whole genome shotgun sequence genome:
- the Taf5 gene encoding TATA-box binding protein associated factor 5 isoform X1 → MKMDNDKSTMLAVLQLLRKYNLKGTEELFKKEANLTDISADDAQQTDSEVNSVLSAYKSEGDPALYEKAYSELKKFVEGSLDIYKHELGTILYPVLVHMYLELVYNNHSEEAKQLLEKFGGNLEEYYQNDLKRLSNVTKREQMAGNELTDTFKSNQFIIRMSRDTLSILKRHLQEKKHSVLLNIIQEHLYFDMYEGVARNKQQIDATSGAVVGEATRQDNKAKVYYGLLKEPDIQCMPPTEEEEDDTGGADGDKPKKKKAKKDPLFSKKTKSDPNAPPVGRMPLPNLKDADKLEKVKALREASKRVVLGPDTLPSICFYTLLNTVHTVTAAEVAEDSSLLAIGFSDSCIKVWSLVPQKLRLMKTGEQLQDIDREADDVLVRMMDDRTAETSRSLFGHNGPVYSLSFSPDRNLLLSSSEDSTVRLWSLHTWTCVVCYKGHLFPVWCVRFSPHGYYFATSSHDKTARLWATDSHQPLRIFAGHYSDVDVVQFHPNSNYVATGSSDMTVRLWDCVTGSQVRLMTGHKAPIYSLAFSAEGRFLASAGADHRVLVWDLAHGHLVAALSSHSGTIHCLSFSRDGNLLVSGSLDSTIKLWDFTKLAEEMSLEDVNVSHNPDVKTNAEAYLLRTFATKNTPVMTLHFSRRNLLLGVGMFEST, encoded by the exons atgaaaatgGACAACGACAAAAGTACTATGCTCGCAGTTTTGCAACTGCTTAGAAAATACAATTTGAAG GGAACGGAAGAATTATTCAAAAAAGAAGCTAATTTGACTGATATATCTGCAGATGATGCTCAACAGACTGATTCTGAAGTTAACAGTGTACTCTCTGCATATAAAAGCGAAGGAGATCCTGCACTTTATGAGAAAGCATATAGCGAATTGAAGAAATTTGTAGAAGGTTCTTTAGATATATATAAA CATGAGTTGGGTACAATTTTATATCCAGTTTTGGTACATATGTACCTTGAATTGGTTTACAATAATCATTCTGAGGAAGCTAAACAGTTATTGGAAAAGTTTGGTGGAAATCTAGAAGAATATTACCAAAATGACTTGAAAAGATTATCTAATGTAACAAAACGCGAACAAATGGCTGGAAATGAATTAACAGATACCTTTAA gTCCAATCAGTTTATAATCAGAATGTCAAGAGATACtctttcaatattaaaaagaCATTTACAAGAAAAGAAACACAGTGTATTACTAAATATCATACAGGAGCATTTATATTTTGATATGTACGAGGGTGTGGCAAGAAACAAACAACAGATTGATGCTACATCTGGTGCAGTGGTTGGTGAGGCAACAAGACAAG ATAATAAGGCAAAAGTATATTATGGACTTTTAAAAGAGCCAGACATTCAGTGTATGCCTCCAACTGAGGAAGAGGAGGACGATACAGGTGGTGCAGATGGAGATAaaccgaaaaagaagaaagccaAGAAGGATCCTCTGTTTTCTAAGAAAACCAAATCAGATCCGAATGCACCACCTGTTGGTAGAATGCCTTTACCAAATTT AAAAGATGCGGATAAATTGGAAAAGGTAAAAGCACTGAGAGAAGCATCGAAACGCGTTGTACTCGGTCCAGACACCTTACCATCTATATGCTTTTATACACTCTTAAACACAGTTCATAC TGTAACAGCGGCTGAAGTAGCTGAAGACTCGAGTTTACTAGCTATCGGATTCAGTGACTCTTGTATAAAGGTGTGGAGTTTAGTTCCACAAAAATTAAGACTTATGAAGACAGGCGAACAATTACAGGACATTGATAGAGAAGCAG ACGACGTATTGGTAAGAATGATGGATGATCGTACAGCGGAAACATCTAGATCTTTATTCGGACACAATGGTCCCGTGTACAGTTTATCGTTCAGTCCAGATAGAAATTTACTTCTTTCTTCCTCAGAAGACAGTACAG TAAGGCTGTGGTCTTTACACACATGGACTTGCGTGGTATGTTACAAGGGACATTTGTTCCCAGTATGGTGCGTTCGATTTTCACCTCATGGTTATTACTTTGCAACTTCCTCTCACGACAAAACTGCCAGACTATGGGCAACCGATTCCCATCAACCTCTTCGAATATTTGCCGGTCACTATTCGGATGTAGAT GTAGTTCAGTTTCATCCAAATTCGAATTACGTAGCGACCGGTTCCAGCGATATGACAGTAAGATTATGGGACTGCGTAACTGGCAGCCAAGTCAGATTAATGACAGGACACAAAGCTCCGATTTATTCTCTTGCTTTTTCCGCAGAGGGTCGATTTTTAGCGTCGGCTGGAGCCGATCACCGCGTTTTAGTTTGGGATTTGGCACACGGTCATCTCGTTGCCGCCTTGTCAAGTCATTCCGgtactattcattgtttatcGTTTAGCAGAGATGGAAACTTGTTAGTCTCTG GCTCGTTAGACTCTACTATAAAATTATGGGATTTCACAAAACTCGCGGAAGAAATGAGCCTAGAAGACGTGAACGTATCCCATAATCCAGATGTTAAAACAAACGCGGAAGCGTATCTccttcgaacgttcgcgaccaAAAATACTCCGGTCATGACTTTACACTTTTCACGAAGAAATTTACTATTAGGCGTTGGGATGTTCGAATCGACCTAG
- the Taf5 gene encoding TATA-box binding protein associated factor 5 isoform X2, translating into MKMDNDKSTMLAVLQLLRKYNLKGTEELFKKEANLTDISADDAQQTDSEVNSVLSAYKSEGDPALYEKAYSELKKFVEGSLDIYKHELGTILYPVLVHMYLELVYNNHSEEAKQLLEKFGGNLEEYYQNDLKRLSNVTKREQMAGNELTDTFKSNQFIIRMSRDTLSILKRHLQEKKHSVLLNIIQEHLYFDMYEGVARNKQQIDATSGAVVGEATRQDNKAKVYYGLLKEPDIQCMPPTEEEEDDTGGADGDKPKKKKAKKDPLFSKKTKSDPNAPPVGRMPLPNLKDADKLEKVKALREASKRVVLGPDTLPSICFYTLLNTVHTVTAAEVAEDSSLLAIGFSDSCIKVWSLVPQKLRLMKTGEQLQDIDREADDVLVRMMDDRTAETSRSLFGHNGPVYSLSFSPDRNLLLSSSEDSTVRLWSLHTWTCVVCYKGHLFPVWCVRFSPHGYYFATSSHDKTARLWATDSHQPLRIFAGHYSDVDVVQFHPNSNYVATGSSDMTRVDF; encoded by the exons atgaaaatgGACAACGACAAAAGTACTATGCTCGCAGTTTTGCAACTGCTTAGAAAATACAATTTGAAG GGAACGGAAGAATTATTCAAAAAAGAAGCTAATTTGACTGATATATCTGCAGATGATGCTCAACAGACTGATTCTGAAGTTAACAGTGTACTCTCTGCATATAAAAGCGAAGGAGATCCTGCACTTTATGAGAAAGCATATAGCGAATTGAAGAAATTTGTAGAAGGTTCTTTAGATATATATAAA CATGAGTTGGGTACAATTTTATATCCAGTTTTGGTACATATGTACCTTGAATTGGTTTACAATAATCATTCTGAGGAAGCTAAACAGTTATTGGAAAAGTTTGGTGGAAATCTAGAAGAATATTACCAAAATGACTTGAAAAGATTATCTAATGTAACAAAACGCGAACAAATGGCTGGAAATGAATTAACAGATACCTTTAA gTCCAATCAGTTTATAATCAGAATGTCAAGAGATACtctttcaatattaaaaagaCATTTACAAGAAAAGAAACACAGTGTATTACTAAATATCATACAGGAGCATTTATATTTTGATATGTACGAGGGTGTGGCAAGAAACAAACAACAGATTGATGCTACATCTGGTGCAGTGGTTGGTGAGGCAACAAGACAAG ATAATAAGGCAAAAGTATATTATGGACTTTTAAAAGAGCCAGACATTCAGTGTATGCCTCCAACTGAGGAAGAGGAGGACGATACAGGTGGTGCAGATGGAGATAaaccgaaaaagaagaaagccaAGAAGGATCCTCTGTTTTCTAAGAAAACCAAATCAGATCCGAATGCACCACCTGTTGGTAGAATGCCTTTACCAAATTT AAAAGATGCGGATAAATTGGAAAAGGTAAAAGCACTGAGAGAAGCATCGAAACGCGTTGTACTCGGTCCAGACACCTTACCATCTATATGCTTTTATACACTCTTAAACACAGTTCATAC TGTAACAGCGGCTGAAGTAGCTGAAGACTCGAGTTTACTAGCTATCGGATTCAGTGACTCTTGTATAAAGGTGTGGAGTTTAGTTCCACAAAAATTAAGACTTATGAAGACAGGCGAACAATTACAGGACATTGATAGAGAAGCAG ACGACGTATTGGTAAGAATGATGGATGATCGTACAGCGGAAACATCTAGATCTTTATTCGGACACAATGGTCCCGTGTACAGTTTATCGTTCAGTCCAGATAGAAATTTACTTCTTTCTTCCTCAGAAGACAGTACAG TAAGGCTGTGGTCTTTACACACATGGACTTGCGTGGTATGTTACAAGGGACATTTGTTCCCAGTATGGTGCGTTCGATTTTCACCTCATGGTTATTACTTTGCAACTTCCTCTCACGACAAAACTGCCAGACTATGGGCAACCGATTCCCATCAACCTCTTCGAATATTTGCCGGTCACTATTCGGATGTAGAT GTAGTTCAGTTTCATCCAAATTCGAATTACGTAGCGACCGGTTCCAGCGATATGACA AGGGTCGATTTTTAG
- the LOC117602569 gene encoding uncharacterized protein LOC117602569 isoform X2, whose product MTIREEGRPATGGQWCGSAWGYTVYYSETPSINLTLYLLRLSEQGIGYNFDFKLSYKFLRRSEAHLRYGNSSMSTWRGELVNGTYCDRVLTKCDIRACRLQSPNYPGVYPRNVTCYYRVEQNRAPPGHRPLLAVSQRNSHKIHIKDQVVKYDRSQRILRVWDECNVVQDYLTVYDGGSTTDKVLVRLCGGDAVPDIVSSHNTMLLEFHTSPYDNPFHPVPLSFLPGFELEVQVLFVDEKSRSFVKENNNCDFYISSEESLSGVVENPKHSLPPNTTCRYHFQGKPNEIVWLSFVKYYAATADAASSIDVASDCNAKLLIWDGDHTIDKLVSMRKNITLMGQFCKDDTPRLCDHSLLRNGSRHARPCSLAESYVSSGRDLTLEHILHQGSALYPISFVLRYEFVHESASCNHVFGPSSTSSTSSTSSLSSSSSLSSSAKLGKFASPKSVFFYGRGGAQNVSCVYRFEAEPDHRIELSVTRASFGEKGCSSYVDPLVNRWTCDRRVVDAMKIGTAELVVAEYPWQGVELVRDCLCSNVTERILLRTLTSNVVEVRFTVTLMNVTQDYKDFFFEGEYRFVPLGADTSEQGCSTKLEERRLRGTSGEISLRSPLPRVLPGVAAVEEILTNTEDLTATQCVNEPWLIEPEDARINYLYLRTTGYSITLDNVEECTTLNRIVVYSAANTRDRSVICPEGGVDTARTVDFFSGGWNYSAVNASVAMAQHSRSFVVEFLQREPGFYAVTWMAISKRSPSPSVGPNVFTILPHEDCPYRCPEIQACISSVLWCDGIRHCPSGFDEEEANCSYRFGVTLLYVAVGAGALGIFLILLLATGCLKYCLYRHKARKKKKNVALNVNHLHVNHTHHNNGLTGSRLSGRYNLATPQEMYLENYGKDSIC is encoded by the exons ATGACCATCCGTGAGGAGGGTCGTCCAGCGACCGGAGGGCAATGGTGCGGTAGCGCGTGGGGATACACTGTTTACTACAGCGAAACGCCTTCCATCAATTTGACGCTGTATTTGCTGCGACTGTCCGAGCAG GGTATCGGCTACAATTTCGACTTCAAATTGTCGTACAAGTTCCTCAGACGTAGCGAGGCTCATCTCAGATACGGGAATAGCAGCATGTCCACGTGGCGAGGAGAGCTGGTGAACGGCACCTACTGCGACCGTGTCCTCACCAAATGCGACATCAGAGCCTGTCGACTTCAATCGCCGAATTATCCCGGTGTTTATCCCAGAAACGTGACCTGTTATTACCGGGTGGAACAGAATCGAGCACCGCCCGGACACCGGCCTTTGCTGGCTGTGAGTCAACGGAACAGtcataaaatacacattaaagATCAGGTCGTGAAGTACGATCGCAGTCAGAGGATACTCAG AGTCTGGGATGAATGCAACGTGGTGCAAGATTATTTGACGGTGTACGATGGTGGTTCGACCACCGACAAGGTGTTGGTTAGGCTTTGCGGAGGAGACGCCGTGCCGGATATCGTTAGCAGTCACAACACGATGCTCCTAGAGTTTCACACGTCCCCCTACGACAATCCTTTTCATCCGGTTCCTCTGTCGTTTCTACCGGGCTTTGAGCTCGAGGTTCAG GTGCTCTTCGTGGACGAGAAATCGAGAAGTTTCGTGAAGGAGAACAACAATTGCGATTTTTATATATCCAGCGAAGAAAGTTTATCAGGTGTCGTGGAGAATCCTAAACACTCCTTACCTCCAAACACGACCTGCCGTTATCACTTCCAAGGCAAGCCGAACGAAATCGTTTGGCTGTCCTTTGTCAAATATTATGCTGCCACTGCTGATGCCGCCTCAAGCATCGACGTTGCTTCGGACTGTAACGCGAAGCTTCTCATATGGGACGGTGATCACACGATAGATAAATTAGTTTCCATGCGTAAG AATATTACACTGATGGGGCAATTCTGCAAGGACGACACTCCTCGCTTATGCGATCACAGCCTGCTGCGAAACGGAAGTCGTCACGCGAGGCCTTGCAGTCTCGCGGAGAGCTACGTATCCAGCGGCAGGGATCTAACCCTGGAACATATTCTACATCAAGGAAGTGCACTTTATCCGATAAGCTTTGTACTGCGATACGAGTTCGTGCACGAGTCGGCTTCGTGTAACCACGTGTTCGGTCCCTCGTCGACATCATCCACGTCTTCCACGTCCTCATTATCCTCCTCCTCTTCACTCTCGTCGTCCGCCAAGTTAGGGAAATTCGCGTCGCCGAAAAGTGTGTTCTTCTATGGACGCGGTGGTGCGCAAAACGTTAGCTGTGTGTATCGTTTCGAGGCCGAGCCAGATCACAGGATAGAACTGTCTGTAACGAGAGCCTCGTTCGGAGAGAAAGGATGTTCCTCGTACGTGGACCCGTTGGTGAATAGGTGGACCTGCGACCGACGGGTCGTCGACGCAATGAAGATAGGCACCGCGGAGCTGGTCGTCGCCGAGTATCCCTGGCAAGGGGTTGAACTG GTCCGCGACTGTCTGTGTTCGAACGTCACCGAAAGGATCCTGCTGAGGACTCTAACATCCAACGTGGTTGAAGTTCGGTTCACGGTAACGCTGATGAACGTCACCCAAGACTACAAGGACTTCTTCTTCGAGGGAGAGTACCGTTTCGTTCCGTTAGGTGCGGATACCAGCGAGCAAGGATGTTCCACGAAACTGGAGGAACGCCGTTTACGCGGGACCAGCGGTGAAATATCCCTTCGAAGTCCGCTTCCGCGAGTTCTTCCTGGCGTTGCCGCGGTCGAGGAGATCCTTACCAACACGGAGGACTTAACCGCGACCCAGTGCGTGAACGAGCCGTGGCTGATCGAGCCGGAAGACGCGAGGATCAACTATTTGTACTTGAGGACCACCGGGTACAGCATCACTCTGGACAACGTTGAAGAATGCACCACGTTGAATCGCATCGTCGTTTACTCGGCGGCTAACACGAGGGATCGCAGCGTAATTTGTCCGGAGGGTGGTGTCGACACCGCTAGAACGGTGGACTTCTTCTCCGGGGGATGGAATTACAGCGCTGTGAACGCCAGTGTGGCAATGGCGCAACATTCCAGGAGCTTCGTCGTGGAATTTCTTCAAAGAGAGCCTGGTTTCTACGCTGTTACGTGGATGGCCATTTCCAAGAGATCCCCTAGCCCTAGCGTCGGGCCAAACGTTTTTACGATATTACCCCATGAAGATTGTCCTTACAG ATGCCCGGAGATCCAGGCTTGTATCAGTTCAGTTTTATGGTGCGACGGTATTCGTCATTGTCCTTCCGGCTTCGACGAAGAGGAGGCCAACTGTTCTTATCGTTTCGGGGTGACGTTGCTTTACGTGGCCGTGGGCGCCGGTGCTCTAGGTATATTTTTGATCCTTCTACTTGCTACCGGCTGCCTCAAGTACTGCCTGTACCGACACAAGGCtcggaagaaaaaaaagaacgtcgCTCTGAACGTGAACCATCTCCACGTGAATCACACCCATCACAACAACGGTCTTACCGGAAGCCGGCTTAGCGGACGGTACAACCTCGCCACACCGCAGGAGATGTATCTGGAGAATTACGGGAAGGATAGTATTTGTTGA
- the LOC117602569 gene encoding uncharacterized protein LOC117602569 isoform X1, translating to MLMCRRLLLIAAAITASIEAGSASYHPGISSDYSGYPGYPVYPSLTSSESSSSVTTTPTTSLENVPVCRPSEYLCGTGNCVAQDKYCDGEDDCGDKSDEPRYCSPCNRTLYGDVGRTYRVEVRRPREDRLPFLCHLNFTAAGSDLGDLVQLTFDTFTVGRFTSFTSEGCPDGYMTIREEGRPATGGQWCGSAWGYTVYYSETPSINLTLYLLRLSEQGIGYNFDFKLSYKFLRRSEAHLRYGNSSMSTWRGELVNGTYCDRVLTKCDIRACRLQSPNYPGVYPRNVTCYYRVEQNRAPPGHRPLLAVSQRNSHKIHIKDQVVKYDRSQRILRVWDECNVVQDYLTVYDGGSTTDKVLVRLCGGDAVPDIVSSHNTMLLEFHTSPYDNPFHPVPLSFLPGFELEVQVLFVDEKSRSFVKENNNCDFYISSEESLSGVVENPKHSLPPNTTCRYHFQGKPNEIVWLSFVKYYAATADAASSIDVASDCNAKLLIWDGDHTIDKLVSMRKNITLMGQFCKDDTPRLCDHSLLRNGSRHARPCSLAESYVSSGRDLTLEHILHQGSALYPISFVLRYEFVHESASCNHVFGPSSTSSTSSTSSLSSSSSLSSSAKLGKFASPKSVFFYGRGGAQNVSCVYRFEAEPDHRIELSVTRASFGEKGCSSYVDPLVNRWTCDRRVVDAMKIGTAELVVAEYPWQGVELVRDCLCSNVTERILLRTLTSNVVEVRFTVTLMNVTQDYKDFFFEGEYRFVPLGADTSEQGCSTKLEERRLRGTSGEISLRSPLPRVLPGVAAVEEILTNTEDLTATQCVNEPWLIEPEDARINYLYLRTTGYSITLDNVEECTTLNRIVVYSAANTRDRSVICPEGGVDTARTVDFFSGGWNYSAVNASVAMAQHSRSFVVEFLQREPGFYAVTWMAISKRSPSPSVGPNVFTILPHEDCPYRCPEIQACISSVLWCDGIRHCPSGFDEEEANCSYRFGVTLLYVAVGAGALGIFLILLLATGCLKYCLYRHKARKKKKNVALNVNHLHVNHTHHNNGLTGSRLSGRYNLATPQEMYLENYGKDSIC from the exons GCAGCCGCGATCACGGCCTCGATCGAGGCTGGCTCCGCTAGTTACCATCCTGGAATATCCTCCGACTATTCCGGATATCCTGGTTACCCGGTCTATCCGAGCCTGACGTCGTCCGAGTCCTCGTCGAGTGTGACCACCACGCCGACGACCAGCCTGGAGAATGTGCCCGTCTGCAG GCCGTCCGAGTACCTGTGCGGCACCGGGAACTGCGTCGCTCAGGACAAGTACTGCGATGGCGAAGATGACTGCGGCGACAAGTCCGACGAGCCGAGATACTGTAGCC CGTGCAATAGAACCTTGTACGGTGACGTTGGCCGGACCTACAGAGTGGAAGTACGTCGGCCAAGGGAGGATCGACTGCCGTTCTTGTGCCATCTGAACTTCACCGCCGCCGGTTCTGATCTAGGAGACCTAGTTCAG CTAACATTCGACACGTTCACCGTCGGACGATTCACATCGTTCACGTCGGAGGGCTGTCCGGATGGTTACATGACCATCCGTGAGGAGGGTCGTCCAGCGACCGGAGGGCAATGGTGCGGTAGCGCGTGGGGATACACTGTTTACTACAGCGAAACGCCTTCCATCAATTTGACGCTGTATTTGCTGCGACTGTCCGAGCAG GGTATCGGCTACAATTTCGACTTCAAATTGTCGTACAAGTTCCTCAGACGTAGCGAGGCTCATCTCAGATACGGGAATAGCAGCATGTCCACGTGGCGAGGAGAGCTGGTGAACGGCACCTACTGCGACCGTGTCCTCACCAAATGCGACATCAGAGCCTGTCGACTTCAATCGCCGAATTATCCCGGTGTTTATCCCAGAAACGTGACCTGTTATTACCGGGTGGAACAGAATCGAGCACCGCCCGGACACCGGCCTTTGCTGGCTGTGAGTCAACGGAACAGtcataaaatacacattaaagATCAGGTCGTGAAGTACGATCGCAGTCAGAGGATACTCAG AGTCTGGGATGAATGCAACGTGGTGCAAGATTATTTGACGGTGTACGATGGTGGTTCGACCACCGACAAGGTGTTGGTTAGGCTTTGCGGAGGAGACGCCGTGCCGGATATCGTTAGCAGTCACAACACGATGCTCCTAGAGTTTCACACGTCCCCCTACGACAATCCTTTTCATCCGGTTCCTCTGTCGTTTCTACCGGGCTTTGAGCTCGAGGTTCAG GTGCTCTTCGTGGACGAGAAATCGAGAAGTTTCGTGAAGGAGAACAACAATTGCGATTTTTATATATCCAGCGAAGAAAGTTTATCAGGTGTCGTGGAGAATCCTAAACACTCCTTACCTCCAAACACGACCTGCCGTTATCACTTCCAAGGCAAGCCGAACGAAATCGTTTGGCTGTCCTTTGTCAAATATTATGCTGCCACTGCTGATGCCGCCTCAAGCATCGACGTTGCTTCGGACTGTAACGCGAAGCTTCTCATATGGGACGGTGATCACACGATAGATAAATTAGTTTCCATGCGTAAG AATATTACACTGATGGGGCAATTCTGCAAGGACGACACTCCTCGCTTATGCGATCACAGCCTGCTGCGAAACGGAAGTCGTCACGCGAGGCCTTGCAGTCTCGCGGAGAGCTACGTATCCAGCGGCAGGGATCTAACCCTGGAACATATTCTACATCAAGGAAGTGCACTTTATCCGATAAGCTTTGTACTGCGATACGAGTTCGTGCACGAGTCGGCTTCGTGTAACCACGTGTTCGGTCCCTCGTCGACATCATCCACGTCTTCCACGTCCTCATTATCCTCCTCCTCTTCACTCTCGTCGTCCGCCAAGTTAGGGAAATTCGCGTCGCCGAAAAGTGTGTTCTTCTATGGACGCGGTGGTGCGCAAAACGTTAGCTGTGTGTATCGTTTCGAGGCCGAGCCAGATCACAGGATAGAACTGTCTGTAACGAGAGCCTCGTTCGGAGAGAAAGGATGTTCCTCGTACGTGGACCCGTTGGTGAATAGGTGGACCTGCGACCGACGGGTCGTCGACGCAATGAAGATAGGCACCGCGGAGCTGGTCGTCGCCGAGTATCCCTGGCAAGGGGTTGAACTG GTCCGCGACTGTCTGTGTTCGAACGTCACCGAAAGGATCCTGCTGAGGACTCTAACATCCAACGTGGTTGAAGTTCGGTTCACGGTAACGCTGATGAACGTCACCCAAGACTACAAGGACTTCTTCTTCGAGGGAGAGTACCGTTTCGTTCCGTTAGGTGCGGATACCAGCGAGCAAGGATGTTCCACGAAACTGGAGGAACGCCGTTTACGCGGGACCAGCGGTGAAATATCCCTTCGAAGTCCGCTTCCGCGAGTTCTTCCTGGCGTTGCCGCGGTCGAGGAGATCCTTACCAACACGGAGGACTTAACCGCGACCCAGTGCGTGAACGAGCCGTGGCTGATCGAGCCGGAAGACGCGAGGATCAACTATTTGTACTTGAGGACCACCGGGTACAGCATCACTCTGGACAACGTTGAAGAATGCACCACGTTGAATCGCATCGTCGTTTACTCGGCGGCTAACACGAGGGATCGCAGCGTAATTTGTCCGGAGGGTGGTGTCGACACCGCTAGAACGGTGGACTTCTTCTCCGGGGGATGGAATTACAGCGCTGTGAACGCCAGTGTGGCAATGGCGCAACATTCCAGGAGCTTCGTCGTGGAATTTCTTCAAAGAGAGCCTGGTTTCTACGCTGTTACGTGGATGGCCATTTCCAAGAGATCCCCTAGCCCTAGCGTCGGGCCAAACGTTTTTACGATATTACCCCATGAAGATTGTCCTTACAG ATGCCCGGAGATCCAGGCTTGTATCAGTTCAGTTTTATGGTGCGACGGTATTCGTCATTGTCCTTCCGGCTTCGACGAAGAGGAGGCCAACTGTTCTTATCGTTTCGGGGTGACGTTGCTTTACGTGGCCGTGGGCGCCGGTGCTCTAGGTATATTTTTGATCCTTCTACTTGCTACCGGCTGCCTCAAGTACTGCCTGTACCGACACAAGGCtcggaagaaaaaaaagaacgtcgCTCTGAACGTGAACCATCTCCACGTGAATCACACCCATCACAACAACGGTCTTACCGGAAGCCGGCTTAGCGGACGGTACAACCTCGCCACACCGCAGGAGATGTATCTGGAGAATTACGGGAAGGATAGTATTTGTTGA